The segment GCGCTGCGACGCGGGTTGCCGACCGTGCATATCAAATGGGACGAAGGCACCGCCGTGTTGGTTGGGGATGCGCTTCAGGCGCTGGGGTTTGAGCTGGCCGCGCATGAAAACGTCGGGCCCGCCGAGGTTCGCGCCAACCTCGCGCTTAGTCTGGCCCGTGCCAGCGGTGCACGGGGCATGGTGCTGGGGCAGGCGCTGGATATTGCGGCCGAAACGACTGGCGTGCCGCTGACGCTGGACCAGATCACCGCGCTTCAGGTCGGCAAAACCGGCGCGCTGTTCTGCTGGGCGGCTGAGGCGGGCGCGCGGCTTGCCGGGGCTGACATCGCGCCGCTGGGGGCGTATGCCAGCGCGCTGGGACTGGCATTCCAGATCACCGACGACATTCTGGATGTTGAGGGCGACGCAGCGACTGTCGGCAAGGCGGTGGGCAAGGATGCGGACGCAGGCAAGGCCACTTTTGTGTCGCTGCTGGGCCTGGACGGGGCAAAACGCCGTGCAACAGAGCTGGTTGAGGAAAGCTGCGCTGCGCTAACTGTGTACGGCGACGCGGCGGAGAACTTGAAGCAGGCGGCCCGGTTCGTTATTGCCCGCCGGAACTGACGCAGCGTTCAGCGTCGCGGCACTGACAGCGATGCCCACGGTGCGGGGGCGATCACAACCGGCCATAAGAAGGAGGCGCGCATGTCGTCCAGACCACAGACCCCGCTGCTCGATACGGTGCATGTGCCCGGCGACCTCAAACCGCTGAGCGATGCGGATCTGCATCGGCTGGCGCAGGAATTGCGCGCCGAGACGATCGCCGCCGTCTCAGAAACCGGTGGCCATCTGGGCGCGGGTCTGGGTGTGGTCGAACTGACCGTCGCGCTGCATGCGGTGTTTGATGCGCCGCGTGACAAGATCATCTGGGACGTCAGCCACCAGTGTTACCCGCACAAGATCCTGACCGGGCGCCGTGATCGGATTCGCACGCTGCGGATGAAGGACGGGTTGTCGGGATTCACCAAACGGTCAGAAAGCCCCTATGACCCGTTCGGTGCGGCACATTCCTCGACCTCGATCTCGGCGGCGCTAGGATTTGCCGTGGCGCGCGATCTGGGCGGAGCGAGCGAAACCGGACATGGCGACGCCATCGCGGTGATCGGCGACGGGGCGATTTCGGCGGGCATGGCCTATGAGGCGATGAACAACGCGGGCCATCTGAAAAAGCGGTTAATCGTGATCCTGAATGACAACGACATGAGCATCGCGCCGCCCGTTGGCGCAATGTCGTCCTATCTATCGCGGCTGTATGCCGAAGCTCCGTTCCACGACCTCAAGGCCGCCGCCAAAGGTGCGGTCAGTCTGTTACCAGAACCGTTCCGGCTGGGCGCACAGCGGGCCAAGGATCTGCTCAAGGGCATGGCCGTTGGCGGCACCTTGTTCGAGGCGCTGGGGTTTTCCTATCTCGGGCCGATCGACGGGCATGATCTGGATCAGCTGTTGCCGGTGCTGCGCACGGTCAAGGCGCGCGCCACGGGCCCGATCCTGATTCATGTGCTGACCCAAAAAGGCAAGGGCTATGCCCCGGCCGAGCAGGCCGTGGACAAGGGCCACGCCACGGCCAAGTTCGATCTGGTCACCGGGGCGCAGAAAAAGGCGCCGTCCAACGCGCCTAGCTATACCTCGGTCTTTGGCAAGACGCTGGTCGATCTGGCGGCGGTGGATCCACGCATTTGTGCCGTGACGGCGGCGATGCCGGATGGCACAGGACTGAACCTGATGGCCGAACGCTTCCCCAGTCGCTGTTTCGACGTGGCGATTGCTGAACAGCATGGTGTCACCTTTGCCGCCGGTCTGGCGGCTGGCGGGATGCGGCCGTTCTGTGCCTTGTATTCGACATTCCTGCAGCGCGGCTATGATCAGATTGTGCATGACGTGGCGATCCAGCGCCTGCCGGTGCGCTTTGCGATTGATCGGGCTGGGCTGGTCGGGGCCGATGGCGCGACCCATGCGGGCAGCTACGACATTGCGTTTCTGGCCAATCTGCCGGGTTTTGTCGTTATGGCAGCGGCAGACGAAGCCGAACTGAAACATATGGTTGCCACGGCTGCGGCGCATGACGACGGCCCTATCGCGTTCCGCTATCCGCGCGGAGAGGGCGAGGGCGTCGAGATGCCCGAACATGGTGTTGCCCTGGAAATCGGCAAAGGCCGGATCGTGCGCAAAGGCGCCCGCGTGGCGATCCTGTCCTACGGTACTCGTCTTGGAGAGGTGCTGCGCGCCTGTGAGGCGCTTGAGGCGCGCGGCATCAGCCCGACGGTTGCGGATGCGCGGTTCGTGAAACCGCTGGACCACGATCTGATCCTGTCGCTGGCCGGTGATCACGAGGCGCTGATCACGATTGAGGAGGGTGCTGTTGGCGGCTTTGGCAGCCACGTCGCCCAGCTTTTGGCCGAAGAGGGCGTGTTCGACGCCGGACTAAAATACCGCTCGATGGTGCTGCCGGATATATTCATCGACCAGGCGAGTCCTGCGGAAATGTACGCCGTCGCGGGCCTGAATGCGGCGGATATCGAGGCAAAGGTGTTGGCGGTTCTGGGCGTGGCTCAGGTGGGGAAAAGGGCGTAGACGTATGGCAATTCCGTCATTACCGGAGTTTTATGTTCCGCTCATGCGTGCTCTGCGCGCCGGGGCGACAAATGCACGCTCGGCTTTGCCGACCTTGCGGGATGACATGCAATTTACCGATGATGAGATGGCTGAAACGATCCCCAGCGGAACCCGGGAACGGGTCTTCGACCGGGCCGATTGGGCGCTTTTCCATCTGATGAAGGGTGGTTTGATTGATCGGCCAAGACGCGGCCACTATGTTCTGTCCTCCGAAGGAGCAGCCTATCTGGCTGCGGGGCACGATGCGCTTTCACGGGCGACTCTGGAAGCGATCCCGCAATACGCCGCCTTCAAGGCTGCGACGCGCGATGCATCGCAACTGGCATCGCCGAAGCCCGCCGGGGTGCAACAGGACACGACGCCGCTTGAGCTGATCGCAACATCGCTTGCCGTGCTTGATGCCGAGACGGCGAGCGAGTTGCGCGCGCTGCTGCTGGAGGTCAGTCCGTCCCGATTCGAGAGAATCATCGTCGATCTGCTGATCGCGATGGGCTATGGCGGGGGTGATCCGGCAATGGGACAGAGCATCGGCAGGTCCGGCGATGGCGGGATCGACGGGGTGATCAACGAGGATGCGCTGGGTTTGGATGCAGTCTACATTCAGGCCAAACGCTACGCGGTCGAGAATAAGGTTGGCCGCCCAGCGTTGCAGGCTTTCGTGGGGTCATTGACGGGCGAGGGCGCAAACAAGGGCGTGTTTGTGACCACATCTGATTTCTCGTCCGAGGCGCGAGCCTATGTTGAACGGGTGCAGCAGCGGATCGTGCTTATCAACGGTGACCGGCTGGCGCGGCTGATGATCCAACACGGTGTTGGTGTGCGGCCACGCCAGACTTATGTGATACGTTCGGTCGACGAAGATTACTTTTCGGATATCTGAGCAAGGCTCAGAACAACCCGTTCCACGCCATGACAACGCCGCAGGCCAGCGCGACAGCGCCCGCGTAGCCGAACAGCAGATATAGTCCGTCGCGTGTCATCAGGCCGATGGTGATCAGGGCCACTATCGTGGCACCGACCGAGGTAAAGAACGGAACCAGCTCTAGAAATGGCCACAGGATCACGGTGACAATCACAGCGACCCAGGCCAATGGCGCGAGCGGTCCGCTGGACAAGATCCGCAGGCGGCGCTTACTGTGGCGGTCGACCCAGGCAGCGGGCGTTTTAAGGAATTTCAGCGCCTGACGCATTCGTTGGGCCGACAGGCTGCGCCGCATGATCACGTCGGGGAGCCATAGATGATCGCGTCCCCAAATGGCCTGAAGGGCGATCAGCGTCAGGATCAGCGCCCCGAGTGTCGGCATCCCTGGAATCCCCGACACCGGTGAGACAAGGATCAGCGCAGGTATCAGGGCCGCGGGGGCAAAGGACCGGTCGCCGATCCGCTTGAGTATGATGCGAACCGATATGCCGCTGGCATCCGTGTCGGGCTGCATTGCGCGCAGCAGATCTGTCAGGGATGCAGGTGGAAGCGCGCCAGACGAGGTGTCAGCGGTTGGCTCAGAGAGTGTATCGGTCACGGTTCAGCTCTTTCCTTCGGCGGTCAGAAGCGCACGTAGCCCGGTTTGGTAATCAGGGTAGAGCAGTTCAAGGCCAAGTTCCGCCTTGGCGCGGTCGTTCGCGACGCGCTTGCTTTCGGCATAAAAACTGCGGGCCATAGGCGAAAGGTCGGCCTTATCAAAGTGAATCTCGGGCGGGGTCGGCATATTCAGCAATTCGGCGGCAAAGGCGATTACGTCCTGAGGCGGAGCCGGGTCATCGTCGCACAGGTTGTAGACCGCACCGGGATTGGGACTAATGATCGAAAGCTCGAGCGCCTGCGCGATATCGTCGACATGGATGCGGCTGAACACCTGACCGGGTTTGATGATGCGCCGCGCGGTGCCGGCCCGCACTTTGGCAAACGGACCGCGACCGGGGCCGTAAATCCCGGCCAGACGGAATACATGCAGCGGCAGGCCGGTGATCGCGCCCCATTCTGCCTCGGCCTCGACGCGTTTGATGCCGCGCTCGGTGGTTGGGGTCAGCGGTGTTGTCTCATCGACCCAGGCACCATGATGGTCGCCGTAGACGCCCGTGGTCGACAGATAGCCGACCCAATAAAGATCGCGTGCGCGCTGTGTGATCTGTTCAGTCAGCATTCGCAGACTCGGGTCGCCGCGCTCATCCGGGCCAGCCGAGACCAGCACATGCGTAGCCTGCGACAAGGCCGCCTCCAGCGCCGTTTGATCCCAGAGCACCGGCTCGATCCCCATAGCTGCCAGTGCGTCGGCGGCATCCGGGGTGCGGGTTGTGCCCAGAATTCGCCAGCCCTGTGGCAGGAGGCGTCTGGCCAGCGCGCGGGCGGTATATCCGTGGCCGAGTGAGAGCAGGGTCTGAGTCATGCGCTTTAGATGCGGTGTTGGGCCGCTATTTGCAAGCGCAGGGTAGGGTTCTGTTCCAAAGCGGCCGGGTGTAGCCGCGTCTTTAGTGGAGTCAAAGGTCGGCGTTGGCCGGCGAACTGACGGCTCTGAATTGGTGGCGGCATTGCCTGAAATGGACGCAACCGGCACGAAATCCGGCGCCCTGTGGATGTATTGTTGCGGAGTCGCCGCATCTGAAATCCGCGGGTATCTGGGCGGATCTGCGTCATACAAGGCTGGCGATGGGCAAGGAATCGCCGGTTCCGGCCCGGGGGACTGGTGCGAATCATAGGCCTGTGTAGGAAGGCAGGGCGAAATATTCGGAGTTATCATGCGTTCCTTGACCCGCCGCGCCGCAATGGGTGCGATCCTGATGACGTTGGCAGCATGCGCCGGCGGCAACGCCCCCGAGATTTCGACCCGCG is part of the Puniceibacterium sp. IMCC21224 genome and harbors:
- a CDS encoding polyprenyl synthetase family protein — protein: MFQDDLGRVASAIQAGFDRLLDDFPDLPMAQGMRYATRGGKRLRGFLVIEGARLHGVGQDRALWPAMAIEAVHAYSLVHDDLPCMDDDALRRGLPTVHIKWDEGTAVLVGDALQALGFELAAHENVGPAEVRANLALSLARASGARGMVLGQALDIAAETTGVPLTLDQITALQVGKTGALFCWAAEAGARLAGADIAPLGAYASALGLAFQITDDILDVEGDAATVGKAVGKDADAGKATFVSLLGLDGAKRRATELVEESCAALTVYGDAAENLKQAARFVIARRN
- the dxs gene encoding 1-deoxy-D-xylulose-5-phosphate synthase — its product is MSSRPQTPLLDTVHVPGDLKPLSDADLHRLAQELRAETIAAVSETGGHLGAGLGVVELTVALHAVFDAPRDKIIWDVSHQCYPHKILTGRRDRIRTLRMKDGLSGFTKRSESPYDPFGAAHSSTSISAALGFAVARDLGGASETGHGDAIAVIGDGAISAGMAYEAMNNAGHLKKRLIVILNDNDMSIAPPVGAMSSYLSRLYAEAPFHDLKAAAKGAVSLLPEPFRLGAQRAKDLLKGMAVGGTLFEALGFSYLGPIDGHDLDQLLPVLRTVKARATGPILIHVLTQKGKGYAPAEQAVDKGHATAKFDLVTGAQKKAPSNAPSYTSVFGKTLVDLAAVDPRICAVTAAMPDGTGLNLMAERFPSRCFDVAIAEQHGVTFAAGLAAGGMRPFCALYSTFLQRGYDQIVHDVAIQRLPVRFAIDRAGLVGADGATHAGSYDIAFLANLPGFVVMAAADEAELKHMVATAAAHDDGPIAFRYPRGEGEGVEMPEHGVALEIGKGRIVRKGARVAILSYGTRLGEVLRACEALEARGISPTVADARFVKPLDHDLILSLAGDHEALITIEEGAVGGFGSHVAQLLAEEGVFDAGLKYRSMVLPDIFIDQASPAEMYAVAGLNAADIEAKVLAVLGVAQVGKRA
- a CDS encoding restriction endonuclease, with protein sequence MAIPSLPEFYVPLMRALRAGATNARSALPTLRDDMQFTDDEMAETIPSGTRERVFDRADWALFHLMKGGLIDRPRRGHYVLSSEGAAYLAAGHDALSRATLEAIPQYAAFKAATRDASQLASPKPAGVQQDTTPLELIATSLAVLDAETASELRALLLEVSPSRFERIIVDLLIAMGYGGGDPAMGQSIGRSGDGGIDGVINEDALGLDAVYIQAKRYAVENKVGRPALQAFVGSLTGEGANKGVFVTTSDFSSEARAYVERVQQRIVLINGDRLARLMIQHGVGVRPRQTYVIRSVDEDYFSDI
- a CDS encoding exopolysaccharide biosynthesis protein, producing the protein MTDTLSEPTADTSSGALPPASLTDLLRAMQPDTDASGISVRIILKRIGDRSFAPAALIPALILVSPVSGIPGMPTLGALILTLIALQAIWGRDHLWLPDVIMRRSLSAQRMRQALKFLKTPAAWVDRHSKRRLRILSSGPLAPLAWVAVIVTVILWPFLELVPFFTSVGATIVALITIGLMTRDGLYLLFGYAGAVALACGVVMAWNGLF
- a CDS encoding SDR family oxidoreductase; its protein translation is MTQTLLSLGHGYTARALARRLLPQGWRILGTTRTPDAADALAAMGIEPVLWDQTALEAALSQATHVLVSAGPDERGDPSLRMLTEQITQRARDLYWVGYLSTTGVYGDHHGAWVDETTPLTPTTERGIKRVEAEAEWGAITGLPLHVFRLAGIYGPGRGPFAKVRAGTARRIIKPGQVFSRIHVDDIAQALELSIISPNPGAVYNLCDDDPAPPQDVIAFAAELLNMPTPPEIHFDKADLSPMARSFYAESKRVANDRAKAELGLELLYPDYQTGLRALLTAEGKS